One window of Microbacterium sediminis genomic DNA carries:
- a CDS encoding alanine/glycine:cation symporter family protein, with amino-acid sequence MDDILLALETWFASVGDAYWTWVVLPIVAILGVYLTIRSGVVQFRLLPEMFRTLTDKTPLDDDGRPQSVSSFQAFTISAASRVGTGNIAGVSTAIAIGGPGAVFWMWAMAFIGAASAFFESALAQLFKVRDAAGFRGGPAYYMTRGLKARWLGVTFSVLLLICFPFAFNTLQSNTMTIAIDSAIGTMGGGFDTPEWVPLAIGVVIAALTSLIVFGGLRRIASFTQAIVPIMALGYLLIGLAVVAVNLEQLPAAFASIFTEAFGFNEMVGAAFGFIVMTGVKRGMFSNEAGLGSAPNAGAAAAVTHPVKQGLVQSLGVYFDTFLVCSITAFTVLVAVPDLSGAPRGLELTQLALERSLGSCSLVALAAIIFLLAFSSVIGNYYYGESNLEFISTSPRILTAYRALVVAAVLVGAVLSAGVVWAFADAVMGLMALTNLVALALLSGIGFRLLRDYTAQRRAGHDPVFTRDRMPDVEGIECWTDERSVTGAIDVRAAQRQARKHRDHLHHAPRA; translated from the coding sequence ATGGACGACATCCTGCTGGCCCTGGAGACCTGGTTCGCCTCCGTCGGCGACGCGTACTGGACGTGGGTGGTGCTGCCCATCGTCGCGATCCTCGGCGTCTACCTCACCATCCGCTCGGGCGTGGTGCAGTTCCGGCTGCTGCCGGAGATGTTCCGAACCCTCACCGACAAGACCCCGCTCGACGACGACGGCAGGCCGCAGTCCGTCTCGTCGTTCCAGGCGTTCACGATCTCGGCCGCCTCGCGTGTGGGCACCGGGAACATCGCGGGCGTGAGCACGGCGATCGCGATCGGCGGTCCGGGAGCCGTGTTCTGGATGTGGGCGATGGCCTTCATCGGGGCGGCGTCGGCGTTCTTCGAGTCCGCCCTGGCGCAGCTGTTCAAGGTGCGCGACGCGGCGGGCTTCCGCGGCGGCCCCGCCTACTACATGACCCGCGGCCTGAAGGCCCGGTGGCTCGGCGTGACCTTCTCGGTGCTCCTGCTGATCTGCTTCCCGTTCGCGTTCAACACGCTGCAGTCGAACACCATGACGATCGCGATCGACAGCGCGATCGGCACGATGGGCGGCGGGTTCGACACCCCGGAGTGGGTGCCGCTCGCCATCGGCGTGGTGATCGCGGCGCTGACGTCGCTCATCGTCTTCGGCGGGCTGCGCCGGATCGCGTCGTTCACGCAGGCGATCGTCCCGATCATGGCGCTCGGCTACCTGCTGATCGGGCTCGCGGTCGTCGCGGTCAACCTCGAGCAGCTGCCGGCGGCCTTCGCCTCGATCTTCACCGAGGCGTTCGGGTTCAACGAGATGGTCGGTGCCGCATTCGGCTTCATCGTGATGACCGGCGTGAAGCGCGGCATGTTCTCGAACGAGGCCGGGCTCGGCTCGGCGCCGAACGCCGGTGCGGCGGCGGCCGTCACGCACCCCGTGAAGCAGGGCCTCGTGCAGTCGCTCGGGGTGTACTTCGACACCTTCCTCGTGTGCTCCATCACGGCGTTCACCGTGCTGGTGGCCGTGCCCGACCTGAGCGGCGCACCGCGGGGCCTGGAGCTGACGCAGCTCGCGCTGGAGCGGTCACTCGGCAGCTGTTCGCTCGTCGCGCTCGCGGCGATCATCTTCCTGCTGGCGTTCAGCTCGGTGATCGGCAACTACTACTACGGCGAGTCCAACCTCGAGTTCATCTCGACCAGCCCGCGGATCCTCACCGCGTACCGTGCGCTCGTGGTCGCCGCCGTGCTGGTCGGCGCCGTGCTCTCGGCCGGGGTGGTGTGGGCGTTCGCCGACGCCGTGATGGGCCTCATGGCGCTGACCAACCTCGTCGCGCTCGCGCTGCTGTCGGGCATCGGGTTCCGCCTGCTGCGCGACTACACGGCGCAGCGCCGCGCGGGGCACGACCCCGTCTTCACGCGAGACCGCATGCCCGACGTCGAGGGCATCGAGTGCTGGACCGACGAGCGCAGCGTCACCGGCGCGATCGACGTACGGGCGGCGCAGCGGCAGGCGCGCAAGCACCGCGATCACCTGCACCACGCACCGCGCGCGTAG
- a CDS encoding ExeM/NucH family extracellular endonuclease encodes MTRSPFAARRRAAALTAATLATGGLVALTPLAATAAPDASDVVINEVYGGGGNSGAAYQNDFVELYNPTGSAIDLAGLTIDYKSAAGGSGGTVALQGTIPAQGFFLVQLAAGNGNGQPLPAADQVAASPNLSGSTGRVYLHEGTGQYAATTGDLAGAEGLVDMIGWGSGAVAFEGAPAAGTANGTSTQRVSAGVDTDVNAADFQTAAPTPQAAGTAPDPEPTPEPTPEPTPDPVAVPIREVQGTGAVSPLQGQTVTVEGVVTADWREGGFNGFVLQDPAGDPADGASDAVFVWGNRARAEIGQSVRVTGAVSEYNGLTEITVDALEVLPASLGEVAPVTDWAAIATPEGKEAHESELVLLNDQLTVTDNYDANYYGTFTLAYGDEPLRQPTADIDPHDTAAIAAATADNTARSILLDDAKSTNYNTASNRSIPFAYLTPETPVSVGSHVDFVQPFVLDYRYDAWSLQPTTPVTGDGSAHVTFSDVRAANAAREDVGGDLAIATFNVLNYFPTTAEEYVELGLGSCTTYNDRDGNPISANDCGDTGPRGAATTESFERQETKIVNAISALDASIVSLEEIENSAHFGKDRDFAVATLVAALNEKDGAGVWAYAPSPAAVPASEDVIRNAFIYRTADVERVGESVILTDEPAFSNARQPLFQAFKAVGADDADAFLVAANHFKSKGSGTDDGTGQGNANPDRVAQAHALVAFTAEVQAATGIEPVFLAGDFNAYAAEDPARVIEAGGYTNLNYALNGGEATYNYDGLNGSLDHVFANAEALELVTGVDVWQINAQEQIAFEYSRYNYNATLLYDESVFRASDHNPIVVGLDLPEQEQPEEPGQPGTHPGQGHGVDKGDGHPGKGKGVDKGEDHPGKGWKKRV; translated from the coding sequence ATGACCCGATCGCCCTTTGCCGCGCGCCGTCGCGCGGCAGCCCTCACCGCCGCGACGCTCGCCACGGGCGGCCTCGTCGCCCTCACGCCCCTCGCCGCCACGGCGGCGCCCGACGCGTCCGATGTCGTGATCAACGAGGTGTACGGAGGCGGCGGCAACAGCGGCGCCGCGTACCAGAACGACTTCGTCGAGCTGTACAACCCGACCGGGTCGGCGATCGACCTCGCCGGGCTCACGATCGACTACAAGTCGGCCGCCGGTGGATCGGGCGGCACCGTCGCGCTGCAGGGCACGATCCCGGCGCAGGGCTTCTTCCTCGTTCAGCTGGCGGCGGGCAACGGCAACGGACAGCCGCTGCCGGCGGCCGACCAGGTCGCCGCCTCGCCCAACCTCTCCGGCTCGACCGGCCGCGTGTACCTCCACGAGGGCACCGGACAGTACGCGGCGACGACGGGCGACCTCGCCGGCGCCGAGGGACTCGTCGACATGATCGGGTGGGGCAGCGGGGCCGTGGCGTTCGAGGGCGCGCCGGCCGCCGGCACCGCCAACGGCACGAGCACGCAGCGGGTGAGCGCGGGCGTCGACACCGACGTGAACGCGGCCGACTTCCAGACCGCGGCGCCCACGCCGCAGGCCGCCGGCACCGCGCCCGACCCGGAGCCCACGCCCGAGCCGACCCCGGAGCCCACGCCCGACCCCGTCGCCGTGCCGATCCGCGAGGTGCAGGGCACCGGCGCCGTCTCGCCGCTGCAGGGCCAGACCGTCACCGTCGAGGGCGTCGTGACCGCCGACTGGCGCGAGGGCGGCTTCAACGGCTTCGTGCTGCAGGACCCCGCGGGTGACCCGGCCGACGGCGCCTCCGACGCGGTGTTCGTCTGGGGCAACCGCGCCCGCGCCGAGATCGGCCAGAGCGTGCGCGTCACCGGCGCCGTGAGCGAGTACAACGGGCTCACCGAGATCACCGTCGACGCGCTCGAGGTGCTGCCGGCCTCGCTGGGCGAGGTCGCGCCGGTCACGGACTGGGCGGCGATCGCCACGCCCGAGGGCAAGGAGGCGCACGAGAGCGAGCTCGTGCTGCTGAACGACCAGCTCACGGTGACCGACAACTACGACGCCAACTACTACGGCACCTTCACGCTGGCCTACGGCGACGAGCCGCTGCGTCAGCCCACGGCCGACATCGACCCGCACGACACGGCGGCGATCGCGGCGGCCACGGCCGACAACACGGCGCGCTCGATCCTGCTCGACGACGCCAAGAGCACGAACTACAACACCGCCAGCAACCGGTCGATCCCGTTCGCGTACCTCACGCCCGAGACGCCGGTCTCGGTCGGCTCGCACGTCGACTTCGTCCAGCCGTTCGTGCTCGACTACCGCTACGACGCGTGGAGCCTGCAGCCCACCACGCCCGTCACCGGTGACGGCTCCGCGCACGTGACCTTCAGCGACGTGCGCGCCGCCAACGCAGCGCGCGAGGATGTCGGCGGCGACCTCGCCATCGCGACCTTCAACGTGCTCAACTACTTCCCGACCACGGCCGAGGAGTACGTCGAGCTCGGGCTGGGCAGCTGCACCACCTACAACGACCGCGACGGCAACCCGATCTCGGCGAACGACTGCGGCGACACCGGCCCGCGCGGCGCGGCGACCACCGAGAGCTTCGAGCGCCAGGAAACCAAGATCGTCAACGCGATCAGCGCACTCGACGCCTCGATCGTCTCGCTGGAGGAGATCGAGAACTCCGCGCACTTCGGCAAGGACCGCGACTTCGCGGTCGCCACGCTCGTCGCCGCCCTGAACGAGAAGGACGGCGCCGGCGTGTGGGCCTACGCCCCGAGCCCCGCGGCCGTTCCGGCCAGCGAGGACGTCATCCGCAACGCGTTCATCTACCGCACCGCGGACGTCGAGCGGGTGGGGGAGTCGGTCATCCTCACCGACGAGCCGGCCTTCTCGAACGCCCGCCAGCCGCTGTTCCAGGCCTTCAAGGCGGTGGGAGCCGACGACGCCGACGCGTTCCTCGTCGCGGCGAACCACTTCAAGTCGAAGGGCTCGGGCACCGATGACGGCACCGGCCAGGGCAACGCCAACCCCGACCGCGTCGCGCAGGCGCACGCGCTGGTGGCCTTCACGGCCGAGGTGCAGGCGGCCACCGGCATCGAGCCGGTGTTCCTCGCCGGCGACTTCAACGCCTACGCGGCCGAGGACCCCGCGCGCGTGATCGAGGCGGGCGGCTACACCAACCTGAACTACGCGCTCAACGGCGGTGAGGCCACGTACAACTACGACGGCCTCAACGGCTCGCTCGACCACGTCTTCGCCAACGCCGAGGCGCTCGAGCTCGTGACCGGTGTGGACGTGTGGCAGATCAACGCGCAGGAGCAGATCGCGTTCGAGTACAGCCGGTACAACTACAACGCGACCCTGCTGTACGACGAGAGCGTGTTCCGCGCGAGCGACCACAACCCGATCGTCGTGGGCCTCGACCTGCCCGAGCAGGAGCAGCCCGAGGAGCCGGGCCAGCCCGGCACCCACCCGGGTCAGGGCCACGGCGTCGACAAGGGCGACGGCCACCCCGGCAAGGGCAAGGGCGTGGACAAGGGCGAGGACCACCCCGGAAAGGGCTGGAAGAAGCGCGTCTGA